The following is a genomic window from Planctomycetia bacterium.
CAGGGGAAGCGATCGCCCCAGGAATGACGGCCGAGCGCCGGCTATCGCGAACCGAGGAAGAACGTTCCGAAGGTTCGCAGCATGACAATCAAGTCCAGCTCGAGGGATGTGTGCTTCATGTAGTACAGATCGAGCTGGAGCTTTCGGCGGGCATCCGCGATCGTCGAACCGTAGGGATAATTGATCTGCGCCCAGCCGGTCAGGCCCGGCTTGATGAGGTGGCGCTCTTCGTAGTAGGGAATGATCGTCGAAAGCGGGACGACGAACTCGGGCCTTTCGGGTCTTGGGCCGACCAGCGACATATCGCCTTTGATGATGTTCCAGAGCTGGGGCAATTCGTCGAGCCTCATGCAGCGCAGGACGCGGCCCACTCTCGTGACGCGCGGGTCATTTGCCGTGGCCCACGTGGAACCGCCGGCTTCGGCATCGGGGATCATGGTTCGGAACTTATAAAGGGAAAACGTTCGCCCTCCCTGGCCGACGCGCGTCTGGGTGTAGAAGACCGGGCCCCGACTGGTCAGGCGGGTGGCCAGCGCGATGAGCAGCATCAACGGCAATGCCAGGATCAGCGCGGTCCCTGCAATGATGAAATCGAGCAGCCGCTTGACGATGGAGTGTTCCTGCCGGTGGCCCTTCAGGTCGGCCGCGAGGAACCATTGCGGCGTGATGTGCGAAACAGGGACTTCGCCGTAGGTGGATTCGTAAAACGTCGACTCGTCGGTCACGCGGCAACCAAGGTGCAGTCCCGCCAGCGCCGTCCGCTGAAACTTCGGGTTTCTCATGACGGTTTCGGCGACGACGATTTCGGCCACGTCGTGTTCGCGGCAGATCCTGTCGATGTCATCCACCTGGCCGACCACCGGGATATCGCAGACGCCGCTTGGGCTCGCGCCGCTTCGGTCGGTGTTCACGACGCCGACCAGTCGATAGCCGGGCACCGATCCGCGTCTGACTGAGCGAATGATCGAGCCGGTCAGTGGGCCCTGCCCGATGACGAGCAGGCCTCGTCGAACGTCAAGCACCGCCGCATGGCAAAGGAGTCGCACGGCGGACCCGGTGAGCAGAAACACGAAGGTTCCACAGGCGGCGGCTCTGCGGCTGAGATTCGAATACATGAACAGGTGCAGGACCAGCCAGGTGCCGAGCATCGCGAAGGTGACGGTGATGAGGCAGCGCACGACGATTCGAGATCGGACCCAGAGGGTGCTGGGCTCGTAGAGGCCGACCATGCTTCCGGCCAGGATGACGGAAATCGCCAGGACCACGTTGCCCACCCATAGCTGATATTGTGCAAGCAGGTTTGAAGACTCGCCCCACCAGACAA
Proteins encoded in this region:
- a CDS encoding sugar transferase → MTTHNAFPFDLAASLEFRRAQTPARVAEPRSRPSRRALLGGCLLSLPRIVWMLMDMALVCGGTILGDSLFVWWGESSNLLAQYQLWVGNVVLAISVILAGSMVGLYEPSTLWVRSRIVVRCLITVTFAMLGTWLVLHLFMYSNLSRRAAACGTFVFLLTGSAVRLLCHAAVLDVRRGLLVIGQGPLTGSIIRSVRRGSVPGYRLVGVVNTDRSGASPSGVCDIPVVGQVDDIDRICREHDVAEIVVAETVMRNPKFQRTALAGLHLGCRVTDESTFYESTYGEVPVSHITPQWFLAADLKGHRQEHSIVKRLLDFIIAGTALILALPLMLLIALATRLTSRGPVFYTQTRVGQGGRTFSLYKFRTMIPDAEAGGSTWATANDPRVTRVGRVLRCMRLDELPQLWNIIKGDMSLVGPRPERPEFVVPLSTIIPYYEERHLIKPGLTGWAQINYPYGSTIADARRKLQLDLYYMKHTSLELDLIVMLRTFGTFFLGSR